A region of the Carya illinoinensis cultivar Pawnee chromosome 16, C.illinoinensisPawnee_v1, whole genome shotgun sequence genome:
AGAGAAGGTACTAGGTAGgctttttatttgaaagaaagCTTGCAAAGCCAAAAAAAGTACATCTTTGTTATAACAATGCATAACACAAAAAATCCCAAGGACATGAAGTGAGTCTTCTATGGTGTTATTTTCTAAGGTGTTATTTTCTAAGGTTCATGTCCTCTGATTGGATCTTTTTGAAATGTAAGAGAGATTTGTACATTGACTCCATGGTGAGCTACACCATTCTCCATGTGTATATAAATGCATGATATGAGGTGCTTTCCTGAAAGATTTTTGTTCAAAGTGGTCGGTGTGtgtgaatgtttttttttttttttttcggttgaAATTCTCATAATCATTCCTAGACCAAAGGGCATATCTATCctcaataaatatatatctgaTTATTCCTTTCGTATTTGAGCCAAATCTTAGCGAACCTAGAGTCTGTTATAatgcatttttcattgcttgtcatatttaaataaatgcacctttaataactatatattatgaaGGGCTCTTGAAACTATTATTCCAGTGTGTCATGAACCATGAATTAATGTTTCAAGAAAGTCTTCCCCGGTTGCTACACAATTCCCTAGCTATTGGGTACATCAGGTCAGGGATACTTGATGTTTGGTTGGTGTTGGCTTGGAATCCAACTTGGACTTCGGCCCTTGCTCTATATGGTGATTGCCATACATTTTACGAGAGGACTTCGATGACTGACGGGGCTCTAAAAGTGTCTCCGgcaacaaaattataaattatttttgggcGTCCCTAAAAGTGTATCTCGTGATGAAACAGTTGGTGTTAGTGGTTACCGGCCGCTAAAGCAGCTATGAGGTGATGGAAAAAGATCACTTTGGTAGCATTCATGCTAGTATAAAGAAATTGACTCCTCAATTCGATTGACTAATGCTATATACTACATTTTCATTATTCTGTTTCTGTCTGTCTGTTATACTGTGCTGATGTGTTATTATCCATCAATTATTAGAttgacttttatttattaaaatgaaaagttaaaaagttgatGAATAATGTCACGTCATCACTAGGATAAGAGTGCGACAAAGATGCAATATGTAACATTTCAAATTGACTCAATAAATCAATATAGTGCAATGACTTCAACAACTGCAGAATGCCAACATGTAGAGCATTTCATACTATCTTCTCACTCTAGCCCCTAAATGACATTGTCGCAACAGTTAATTGTGTCAATATCAAAGAAGATTACAAAATGCACGGTGAACTATTTTCTTTGATCTATTTTTGGGGATTCTTGGACCTCTTGAGTTGGGTTTTCAATTATCTCAACAGTAGTGGGTGCTGGTTGAGATATTTGACCGTTTGAATTGGGAATACCGTATTCTCTAGAAGGTGTTTTTGAAACTTCAAAGGAAGTAGAGTGGATTTTCGTTTGTGTTGAACAATTTGACCGATTTGATAGGTGTCTAGTGCTTGTTGAGTCTTGACCTGCACCTATACCATTAAGACTGCCAATGTCTTTTTTGTCTTGCAATGACATTGATGCTTTCTTTCTAAATGTATGCGAGCGAAGGTCTCTTTCaagaaaagtttttaaaataagaCGAATTCTTCCCAATATTGAGTCTCCTGGACCAAAGGGTTTGAAGATGTGCTGCCTCTCCTTGTAAAAGAACATAGACACAGAGAAGATGAGAGCTGATAAAGAAGCAATCCCAGCAATGAGAAATAGGCCCCAGAAGCTAGTGAGGCCAAGACTTTCAGAAGAAACTTGGGCATTGGAGTCTTCACAATTGGTTTGTTTCTCAAACCATGCACTTTCAATCTCTTTCATTTTCCCTCCTTCTTTCACATTCAAGATTGCCCTAGAAACATCTGCTACAAGAGGTGAACCTCTTGGGAATACCTGCAAAGCatacaacaaaaagaaaccTAATATGATACTACTCTTCTAGCTACACAAACAGACATACAGATGAGAAATATGTAAGGAATTGAGCTTACAAAGCCAAACCCATCAGTTTTATAGATTGATGCAGCCATGGTATACTGGGAGCAATATTGTCCTATAAACAGCTTCATGTAAGGGATCTCATCAAAAGCAGCAGCTATACCACCATTGGCACTTCCTTTAGACAAAAGCTCATCACATTCTTCTATTGAACTATACTGCTTAAACTGAGATTCCTTAAACGACATTTCTTTTAAGATTCCAAACACAAAAGAACCTTTTTGGTACCCAACCGTCTCCCCATTCTTAATAAGCTGCTTGACCTCAGTAATTGTTGGTTGGAGCTGTCGAACTGTCAGGAGAGATGCCAAACTCGCAGTGTAACTTTGAGTAAGAATGAGCAATACAAATACCCATATGATCACTACAAACCTAGTGCAGTTGTTTATCACTATCTCCCCTGTAAATTGAATTCATAATGGTCATACAAAAGAACATAATTGCATCATAAATATGAAGTTAATATCCTATAGAGCTTTGCCATAAGAGTTTCTAAGATATCAATTAgaaatcattcaataaaaaaatactgaTATGGAATAAAAGAGAATAATTGGCAATTAAACTGCTAATGAACTGAATATCTCTTAACTTTGCTCCTTGATCCCCATTAAACTTATCAATAATGAACTCTTATAGTCTCATCAAACATATTTATGTTGGTGCCTGACAACAAAGGCAGCTTCAGTAATCTTTAGTAGTAATATCTCTTAAGTTTCCAGAGCTAGTGCTTTGTGCATATAATGGCCATGTATCTAGTATTTTCTAGTATTAACAATGAAACTAGAAAATTGGAAAGGGGACTTACGTTGTGCGAAAACCATGGTTGAGAAAGCATACCATAAGCTTGTCCCAATCTGATGTGAGCAAGGTCCACGAAAATCTTCATTTACTCTGTGTTCAAGAAGCCATACCACAAAGCCAATGAATACAAAGAAACAACCGCTTGTCATCCAAAGGTCCCAACTTAAAGGCTTCAAGAACACCCATGCATTTTTCCTCCTATTATCTCTGAGTGGCACTACCATTGATACTCCAGATTCGGTGAATGGCAATGTGAAATCCACAAACTTAGACCTATTTGCTAAGATTGTTGTATCGCCAACCACAGCATCAAAGTTCTGTCAATCAAAATATTTACTTCCATTGTTTCAATTAACAACATGAGTTCTTTAATTTAGGGCTCCAAATTTTATGTGACTTTTTAAAATAGTAAGAATCATGAAGATTTTACTGACCTGAAGAAATACTTGATCGACCAAATCATTGCAAGTACCTTCGAACGGAATGAAGTCGTAGCTAACAGCATATGGTAATGATTCCACTACAGCATTGAAGATGTCAATACAATACCCAGTAACATGTGTTCTGTCAGTGCTACGATCATATATGACCTTAACAAATTCACTGAAACCATTCTTCGCTGGCACTCCTATTCGTAGCTTCTTTCTATTTGTTGGAATCTCCCAACCTTTAGGGACAGAGGTTAGATCACCAGGCCATATAATAGGTCCCAGATTGTTCTTGGAAGTAGAATATTTGCTTGTGTTCTTCGAATTCAATTCCCTTCTGAGTCCATCTTCTGGTGTCCAAAATCCAACCTGTCTTCCTCCATTACCATTCACATTAATTATCTGAAAAGTTGATGATTGTAATTGCCCATTAAGAAGATTGAACTCCCCAGCAAGGCCTCTAAACTTAGTATCCTGTATCGCTTCACGAAGTTTTGGACCATCTTGGGAGATCTCAAAACTTTCAAGATCAATTAAGTTGCTCGAAGCATTTGTCTTTTCAACCCCGAGATTTGTAGTCCCAACCTTCTCAACTGCCATGGCTAAAGCTGAAGCAGCATCATAAGCCCACAAGCCAAAAACATTCAAATCAATATCTGTAATGGTTGGGTTGTCTTGTTGGAATTTCATTTTCCATCGAACTATAAAACTTTCAAGCTTTTTTGTCTTTGATACATAAGTCTTCACACCCAATACCCCTTGCATTGAGGCAAGAACTGAAAGTTCTTTCGACCCAACAAAGTTGGCTATCCCATTGGTAATGATCCAAACATAACCTTCACTCATCATTCCAATCTCTTTTGCAATTGTGAAAACTCGAGAACTGAGATTATGCGACATGTGCACAATGAAAACTCTAGTTTGCATTGTCATCAACTTGTAAAGTTCTCCACTGATTTCTCTATCAGTGGCCAATGGAGAAATGACACTTCGATAGGGAACACGAACATCAATATCTTGCAAGGCATCAATCAAGTAAGGTATTATACCTTCTCCATACTCGTTGTCTATATAGATAGGTACGGCTTCTCTCCATCCAAAAGCTTGAATAATTGCACTTATGGCTTTCACTTGAGATGAGTCGTTTTGAGCAATTCGAAAAAAGTATGGACTACGAAGTGAAGTAAGAGAAGGGCTTGTTGCTGAGAATGATATGATGGGCACCTGAGATTTATTCCCAAGATCAATGACAAAGTTTGCCTGCATTGAGTTTTGTGGCCCTATGATGGCTTTCACTTCTGTATTTTTTATTAGGTATAGAGCTGTGTTTCGAAAaccaaagaaaggaaaaaacatGATTTAGTTTCCATTCACATGTACTCAATGAATAGCCATTGGGAAATCAGGGTAAAATATAGCACTTTCCAATGAATCAGTTTAAGATTAATGAACTTCAAATTAAGTAATGCCAGAGTTTTAGAATATGTATGCCCCGTTCCACGCATTGCCTTTAAAAACTAGTACACTACCCAtgttatataaaaacaaaacgtCAAAATCATGATGGCAAGCATCTACAGAATGATTCACTGACTACAAACTATTATCAAATCCTTTAATAAACTCCCAAAATGTAGCATTCAGTTCATTACCAAACAATAATGCTACCATAGTTATGTCATGTCTATTATGT
Encoded here:
- the LOC122299772 gene encoding glutamate receptor 2.2-like translates to MKVKGFQYSRQISKFNVPNVLTMVMSWNVPPRIAACSLFFFIVLSERIMIKAAEAQNTTVTPVDVGVILDLDGWNGKVGMSCINMALSDFYASHTHYKTRLVLNPRDSRNDVVQAAVAALYLIKNTEVKAIIGPQNSMQANFVIDLGNKSQVPIISFSATSPSLTSLRSPYFFRIAQNDSSQVKAISAIIQAFGWREAVPIYIDNEYGEGIIPYLIDALQDIDVRVPYRSVISPLATDREISGELYKLMTMQTRVFIVHMSHNLSSRVFTIAKEIGMMSEGYVWIITNGIANFVGSKELSVLASMQGVLGVKTYVSKTKKLESFIVRWKMKFQQDNPTITDIDLNVFGLWAYDAASALAMAVEKVGTTNLGVEKTNASSNLIDLESFEISQDGPKLREAIQDTKFRGLAGEFNLLNGQLQSSTFQIINVNGNGGRQVGFWTPEDGLRRELNSKNTSKYSTSKNNLGPIIWPGDLTSVPKGWEIPTNRKKLRIGVPAKNGFSEFVKVIYDRSTDRTHVTGYCIDIFNAVVESLPYAVSYDFIPFEGTCNDLVDQVFLQNFDAVVGDTTILANRSKFVDFTLPFTESGVSMVVPLRDNRRKNAWVFLKPLSWDLWMTSGCFFVFIGFVVWLLEHRVNEDFRGPCSHQIGTSLWYAFSTMVFAQREIVINNCTRFVVIIWVFVLLILTQSYTASLASLLTVRQLQPTITEVKQLIKNGETVGYQKGSFVFGILKEMSFKESQFKQYSSIEECDELLSKGSANGGIAAAFDEIPYMKLFIGQYCSQYTMAASIYKTDGFGFVFPRGSPLVADVSRAILNVKEGGKMKEIESAWFEKQTNCEDSNAQVSSESLGLTSFWGLFLIAGIASLSALIFSVSMFFYKERQHIFKPFGPGDSILGRIRLILKTFLERDLRSHTFRKKASMSLQDKKDIGSLNGIGAGQDSTSTRHLSNRSNCSTQTKIHSTSFEVSKTPSREYGIPNSNGQISQPAPTTVEIIENPTQEVQESPKIDQRK